The Urbifossiella limnaea genome has a window encoding:
- a CDS encoding ParB N-terminal domain-containing protein has translation MEPARPTGVALGDRIEHVPLADLRPAVVNDELYKPVRTDDPAIIELGRDIARKGLLEPIVATPDGVIVSGHRRRAGAEVADLDVVPVRRINIRSTDPRFVEYLTSFNRQRVKSAQEQVREAVVRTSPDDARNVLLAHRAAEVAREHRRIADTGLRVIAPTAASRRSVITDQKRPMLDAARAVVEQYRGYWPLTLRQIHYRLLTRNVLRNARTKTKYVNTHGCYQDLSDLLSRARVAGDFPWEAMHDPTRPRVEWRQWDSVAPFLQEQIHDFGRGYKRNLLRSQPSYVELVVEKVAALDIAERAAGPFHVPVGVGKGYTSVTSLDETADRFHASGKDHFLMLVAGDLDPEGENITEVWGACLRDEHGVENLTVVKVGVNPAQVAESGLSPLPVKDGSSRKDKFVRAHGSSVYELEAFEPDQLQAVIRDAIRGVLDMALFAGEQRIESDEARYVVAYQQQVAEALKHCRVGGGEA, from the coding sequence TGCCGCTGGCCGACCTCCGGCCCGCCGTCGTCAACGACGAGCTGTACAAGCCGGTCCGCACCGACGACCCGGCGATCATCGAGTTGGGCCGCGACATCGCGCGGAAGGGGCTGCTCGAACCCATCGTCGCCACCCCCGACGGCGTCATCGTGTCCGGGCACCGGAGGCGTGCCGGGGCCGAAGTGGCCGACCTCGACGTGGTTCCGGTCCGCCGCATCAACATCCGGTCCACCGACCCGCGGTTCGTCGAGTACCTCACCTCGTTCAACCGCCAGCGCGTCAAATCGGCGCAGGAACAGGTGCGGGAGGCCGTCGTCCGGACTAGTCCGGACGACGCCCGCAACGTCCTCCTCGCCCACCGCGCCGCCGAGGTCGCGCGGGAGCACCGCCGCATCGCCGACACCGGGTTGCGGGTCATCGCCCCGACCGCCGCCAGCCGCCGGTCGGTCATCACCGACCAGAAGCGGCCGATGCTCGACGCCGCCCGCGCGGTCGTCGAGCAGTACCGCGGCTACTGGCCGCTCACCCTGCGGCAGATCCACTACCGGCTGCTCACCCGGAACGTGCTCCGGAACGCCCGCACCAAGACGAAGTACGTGAACACGCACGGGTGCTACCAGGACCTGTCCGACCTCCTCAGCCGGGCGCGGGTGGCGGGCGACTTCCCGTGGGAGGCGATGCACGACCCGACCCGGCCGCGGGTCGAGTGGCGGCAGTGGGACAGCGTCGCCCCGTTCCTCCAGGAGCAGATCCACGACTTCGGCCGGGGGTACAAGCGGAACCTCCTCCGGTCGCAGCCGTCGTACGTCGAGCTCGTGGTCGAGAAGGTTGCCGCGCTCGACATCGCCGAGCGGGCGGCCGGCCCCTTCCACGTCCCGGTCGGCGTCGGCAAGGGGTACACGTCCGTCACCAGTTTGGACGAGACCGCCGACCGGTTCCACGCGTCCGGCAAGGACCACTTCCTGATGCTGGTCGCGGGCGACCTGGACCCGGAAGGGGAGAACATCACCGAGGTTTGGGGGGCGTGTCTGCGGGACGAGCACGGGGTCGAGAACCTGACCGTCGTCAAGGTCGGGGTCAACCCGGCGCAGGTGGCCGAGTCCGGGCTGAGTCCGCTCCCGGTGAAGGACGGGTCGAGCCGCAAGGACAAGTTCGTGAGGGCTCACGGGTCGAGCGTGTACGAGCTGGAGGCGTTCGAGCCGGACCAACTCCAGGCCGTCATCCGCGACGCGATCCGGGGGGTGCTCGACATGGCACTGTTCGCGGGGGAGCAGCGGATCGAGTCCGACGAGGCCCGGTACGTGGTCGCGTACCAGCAGCAAGTCGCCGAAGCCCTCAAGCACTGCCGGGTCGGCGGGGGTGAGGCGTGA
- a CDS encoding toprim domain-containing protein, which produces MTTETQWLRVSRELPCPVCEKIDWCLVAADKTACICPRTESAKRCGDAGFLHRLTDTPRQYGPRRVVLRPATAPPDLSALAASYRDAATPDRLAAFAAELGVGPASLTAFGVGWAAGYPAWAFPMTDPTTGTVTGIRLRPPVGKKFSVTGGKESLFLPGSLNAGDDPLLVCEGATDAIAAHTVGFPNAIGRPSCTGGTAHLVALVRLHKPARVVVVGDNDEPGMRGAEALASRLTLYARDVRVIAPPAGVKDLRAWVAAGATRPTLEHLIHAAARRQLNLSLTTKGT; this is translated from the coding sequence GTGACCACCGAGACCCAGTGGCTCCGCGTCAGCCGCGAGCTCCCCTGCCCGGTCTGCGAAAAGATCGACTGGTGCCTCGTCGCCGCGGACAAGACCGCGTGCATCTGCCCGCGGACCGAGTCGGCGAAGCGGTGCGGCGACGCCGGGTTCCTGCACCGGCTCACCGACACCCCGCGGCAGTACGGCCCGCGTCGCGTGGTCCTCCGCCCCGCGACGGCCCCGCCGGACCTGTCGGCCCTCGCGGCGAGCTACCGCGACGCCGCGACACCCGACCGGTTGGCGGCCTTCGCGGCCGAGCTCGGGGTCGGCCCGGCGAGCCTGACCGCCTTCGGGGTGGGCTGGGCCGCGGGCTACCCGGCGTGGGCGTTTCCGATGACGGACCCGACGACCGGCACGGTCACCGGCATCCGGTTACGTCCGCCGGTCGGGAAGAAGTTCAGCGTGACGGGCGGCAAGGAGTCGTTGTTCCTGCCAGGCTCCCTGAATGCGGGCGACGACCCGCTGTTGGTGTGCGAAGGTGCGACGGACGCGATCGCGGCGCACACCGTCGGGTTCCCGAACGCCATCGGCCGCCCGTCCTGCACCGGCGGGACGGCGCACCTCGTCGCCCTCGTGCGGCTCCACAAGCCGGCCCGCGTTGTCGTGGTCGGGGACAACGACGAACCCGGGATGCGGGGCGCCGAAGCGTTGGCGTCCCGGCTCACCCTGTACGCCCGCGACGTGCGCGTGATCGCCCCGCCGGCCGGGGTGAAAGACCTTCGCGCCTGGGTCGCGGCCGGCGCGACCCGGCCGACCCTCGAACACCTGATCCACGCCGCCGCCCGCCGGCAGCTCAACCTGAGCCTCACCACGAAGGGGACGTGA